The Brassica napus cultivar Da-Ae chromosome C7, Da-Ae, whole genome shotgun sequence genomic interval gctggaaaatcacttattgtccacattagtactgcccgcatttgaaagttttctttacacgaaacatcgtatgtttcagcaccttgagcccatagttgttgcaactcatatattagtggctgaagaaacacatcaagtgatctcttaggatgctctggtccgggaacgagaatcgagagaaacaaaaactctcgtcgcaagcacaagtttggggggaggttgtatggtgtaagaatgacgggccatagagaatactgtcttccactcttgccaaacggactgaaaccatcagtacataatccaaggtagacatttcttctctcatacgcaaagtcgggatactttgattggaaatgcttccacgcttttgcatctgaaggatgtctgatctcaccatctgttgagtgctccgcatgccatctcattggttgcgctgtgcgttcagacagatacaacctctgcaacctttccgtcaaaggtaaataccacatccttttatatggcactggaactcttccactcgtatctttataacgaggctttccacaaaatttgcatgtaacccgctgttcatccgccctccaataaatcatgcagttgtcgctgcatacatctattacctgatacgataaaccaagaccagctacgagtttctgaacctcgtagtatgaaccaggagctacattatcctcgggtagaataccttttacaaaatcagcaatcgcatccacacagtcttcagccaaattataatctgttttaatgcccatcaatcttgtagcagatgataaagctgaatgaccatctctgcaaccttcgtacaatggttgctttccagcatccaacatatcataaaatctcctagcttctgcattgggtaaatcttcccctctaaaatgatcatttaccatctgctcagtacctacaccataatctacatccgttctaattggttcttctaatctaaccgctggctgaggttcgctagtactaccatgttcataatcagtttccccatgatgataccaaattttgtaacttcgtgtaaacccactcaaatatagatgagtccaaacatcccactctttaataacctttctatttttacaattagagcaaggacatcttaacttacctgtttttgcttccggttgtcggtgaactaaccccatgaattcggttatacctcgttggtattcttccgtaagcaatctcgtgttcggatccaaatgaggtcgatcgatccaagaacgaaaataatttgaagaagacatattttttatgaatcaaattcgtgtgtaaatagagtgagagggaggatgaagatatggagtgaatgaagatgaagaggagtgcttgtatatatagattaaatcctgccgacagaccgaggaaattccgatggaattccgacgccaacggctagttcgtcggaatttcctcggaattttgtaaaatcccccaacggctctccaacggctaaaatatttcctcggaattcatcggttttttccgaggaacacattgttcctcggaatttcctcggaatattccgacggactgaggTTTCCTCGTAattccgtcagtatattccgaggaaattccgaggaaccccaattttgtgtttcctcggaatttcctcggaaattcctcagtatattccgaggatttcattttccgtcggaatgtccgtcagaataccgctgttttcttgtagtgttttggTAATAAGGAAATACAATAATCTTACATCTGATCATTTTTATATTCAGTGGCACTAATTACAATATGTTGTTTACCTTGATTTTTCTATACAAGTTATAAACACAAATACAAGTCATTCCTTTTTGAATCCAAACAAAGACTTTTATTACAATAACCCCGAAATTAAACCAAAACCTTCTAGTACCAATAACCAATTTACAAAAATGAACACAAAAAAACACCTAAGCAAACCTTTTCATTCCAAAAGGGTTCCATTAAAAGGaacccaaaataaaaatataaactttataaagaCAAACATTGATCTTAGGTTTTCTTCTTACCACTTGGCTGATTTACATTTAGCAGCTATTCCTGGATCATTCAAGTAAGAACCAAAAGTCTTGATGACTTGTTCGTAGGTTGGCCTTTTGTAATCAACTGCTTGCTCTACCACTTCTTCAGGTCTCGCCCATTTCCACTCCGAAAACTCTGAATCCGCTTCGTTGTTTGCTAGATTGATCTCTCTTTCGTCCTCATCCTTTATCAGTCTCACTAGGAACCTGTAGATTCATTGTGGTTTCAGAAACAATGAGCCATTAATCATCGTATTTTCTTGAAAATACTTTGGCCATAATTAGGTGGATTTGAAGACTCACCATTTCTGCGCTTGACCATGCCATTCACCACCCCAGAGACGGTTAACCTTTGCCTTCACTGCAGGTGGGAAATCATATGTCAACCAATTTGGAACCTGTTTTTAAGACATTTAAGAATACATAAAGAATCGTAAATGTTCTGTTTCATAATCATATATCTTTAGTAAAATGAGTAGAGACCTCAGCAATGATTGCAGCTGAAACGACCCCAGTTTCTTCTTGTAACTCTCTCATGGCGGCTGACTTTGGATCCTCTCCATCTTCAATGCCTCCCTGTAACACCCCCAGTTTCTTTTAAAATTCACACCATTGAAAATAATCTTAGTTAAGAGAATCTGTCGTTTTCAAAATGTTTCAAGATTCTTTATCCAAATCTTGACCATCTACTTCCACCAGAGTGGTGTTAAACATCAGAATAATATGCTCTACTGTTTCTCGAAAACAGCAAACATGAATATTttgattactatttttttttgggacaaCATTTTGATTACTATATTTTGAGAGCAATAAGTGATCAAAACAACACCTGTGGCATCTGCCATGCTCCAGGAACATTCAATCTTGAAGCTACAAATACCTGAGAAACGTAATTAAACTCAGTACTTATTATTTACTAGTGGTGAAACAGTAACTTTCTAGCTGAATTAGATGATTAAAATGTTACCAGATTATCCGAATTGATTAGACATACACCAACATTGGGACGGTAACCGGGAGGTAGATTCTCCATTTTTGCTGAAAGCAACAGTTACTACTGAATTAATATACTATTACTGTTACGTAACAGGAGACTATATGATACTTACCAAGAGGTTTCAGCTCAAATGATTATAGTTTGGTTTTGCTGTTTacaatcttgttttttttttctattttgcaATTCAAGAAAATATTTGTATGTTACTACAAATACAAGAAAGATTTCATTTTTCTATTAGCAGATCAAAAAACTGAGAAAAAAGATTCTCCTATAAACAAAACCTAATGACTCTATTGTTCTACATTCAAATCGAAGATAACAAACTAGAAGCAAtcattttaatttcttttaactAATAAAAGGCGGAAAATCCAGAAATGTTTTCAACTCCACACTTCTAATCGATTTTCAAATCTAAACTATGAATCAAAAAATAATCCAGATCGTCTGTCAATTTGCAGGAATTAGAAAAGTTGTGAACACATAGAACAAATCTAAAACGCTCAGATcaggaaaacaaaaataaaaacaagaaaatcaaGCATCGAACGAAGGAACAAACCTTCTTTTTTGAGCTTTGACTTCCGTAAAGCAGGAGAAAAGTTTTAACTCAAGAACATGGTGTGcttttctttcaaacaaaagCACACGTATATCTTTTACGTTATATAGGAATTGGATTCGGTCCCTGAAACGGTGACGTTTAAATATATCACAGCCTCTTCCTTTTCTGTGTTCTGACTGACTATTTGGTATCTTTATATTGGGATGGGCCCACCAAAAACTTGTTTTAACATAAATCCAGCTGCCATTATGTaaagacaaaaataattttttttttttttttttgcttttgttgtGATGAGATAACTGATAAACGTTTAATTACAGCTTTGTCAACGGTTATGTATTTAGTTAGTTTATATACTAACATGTTGCAATTTTTAAATACGTTTGCCAAACTAAATATACTTCAAATGTTTAAACTTCTAATGTAAAATTAGTTGACTTTGGCTGTATATAATGAGTATTTGCAAAAGAGAAATGATAATTGTTTTTTGACGGAGGAAAAAGTGTGATGTCATTGACACACTTTTGACAAGGACAACCACAAACAAATACATAGCAAGTTGGCAAAAAGAAATAATCTTTGAAATGATACGGATATAATTGTGTAATGATAATTATGCCTtggatttaaataaaaaaactgcGGACTCTACTTCGTTAGATCCGTGGAGAAAGATTGCCAATCGAACTATTTCCAAAAATTTAATGTGGAACAGATGtgggtttgtatatttaaacaCGGGATGAATATGATCAATATATTTTAcgttatttaacattttaccataaaaaataatatatatatatatattttaaatgacaatatcagtttataaaattaaataatatcttttatttatctaatttttaatGTCTTTATTATAAttactaattaaaatttatttctattttaaaaatatgtatatatttttatgtatataatttatattactaagagaatttttaaatttaaaatatataaaattcatttttattataatttttgtgaTCTGTCACGAATAACTGTCAATTCAAGTGGATGGATatactaaattttatttaagggtTATGTAAGTAAAGTATAAGGGCAAGCTTCCTAGATGATAATAAAGGATACCGCAGGTTAACGACTAACGAGATGAGGTGGAAAGTAAGTTAGCACAGAGGAATGTGACAATTTTATGCGCAAGATAGCATAGAAAAGGTTGAGATGAGTCAATGAGTGGACAGAGTGGCAAACGTGCGGTGGTGGGGAAGCAAGGGAGTTGACTTAATAGTAATTTTAATCATTATTTAGTTGTAGTATCTTTTTGTCattattaattatgacaaaaagTATGATTATAAATTGTCTCTGCACTCAATCACGGATCATAAGTAAAGCTGCCACCATCTTCCTTATTGTTTTTGGATAATTAatcataaataaacaaaagacaaATATAGTGACGAATTAGGTAATTAGCGACGGAGAAACTTTTCTGGCAAAATGAATTAAATTATGGCACCGATTGGTAAACAACGGAACTAATTGATAACTTCGCGCAAAGATGGAATTCCGTAAGTATTTTATCGATTAACAAAAATtacagaataaaaaaaatgcaaaaacacAAGTTTGCATTTTTGCTGACAAATATACAAAGAAAATTGGACAAtttgcaaaattgactcaaaactcaaactcaaacctAAAATTAACccatatttttttggattttttttttcatatttactcCACAAGTAcatattattcacgaaaatacctttagttttttttttcgaaaatggatTTTTTACTCTATCAACGTCATAATCTTCAAGCATTTACAAGATAACTActgccatcaatacaccaaccaccatgaacaaccaatttgaagctatttacacttttttttctcaattcttatgaactaaaaacaacatttctttcactttctctccataataatccaaaaaaatccaagattttgactctaaaattattt includes:
- the LOC111214017 gene encoding nudix hydrolase 25-like; translated protein: MENLPPGYRPNVGVCLINSDNLVFVASRLNVPGAWQMPQGGIEDGEDPKSAAMRELQEETGVVSAAIIAEVPNWLTYDFPPAVKAKVNRLWGGEWHGQAQKWFLVRLIKDEDEREINLANNEADSEFSEWKWARPEEVVEQAVDYKRPTYEQVIKTFGSYLNDPGIAAKCKSAKW